The following coding sequences lie in one Brevibacterium marinum genomic window:
- the nadC gene encoding carboxylating nicotinate-nucleotide diphosphorylase: protein MLTAATIDAALHLAIDEDAPWGDITGDTFVPAGAPATAVLRAREAGVFAGGAVFARTFSLIDLGVQVELAAADGDAFSPGDILATVTGPARAVLRAERIALNFCQRMSGIATRTRAFVDAAASTSAGERVRIADTRKTTPGLRAFDKHAVRCGGGHNHRFGLSDAVMVKDNHLGVLAGQDHDVTAAIRSARARLSHTTTIEVEVDRLEQIAPVLDGGADIIMLDNFSLDDLRSGVELIAGRAVVEASGNVTLDTVADIAATGVDVISSGALTHSVRAIDLGLDLDLKPDIGPESDTDLGSDTALESDTVLDYD, encoded by the coding sequence ATGCTGACAGCCGCAACGATCGACGCAGCGCTTCACCTCGCCATCGACGAGGACGCCCCCTGGGGCGACATCACCGGTGACACGTTCGTCCCGGCCGGCGCCCCGGCGACGGCGGTGCTGCGCGCAAGGGAGGCCGGCGTCTTTGCCGGTGGCGCGGTCTTCGCCAGGACCTTCTCCCTCATCGACCTCGGCGTCCAGGTGGAACTGGCCGCAGCCGATGGCGACGCCTTCTCCCCCGGTGACATTCTGGCGACCGTCACGGGCCCGGCCCGGGCGGTGCTGCGGGCGGAGCGGATCGCGCTGAACTTCTGCCAGCGGATGAGTGGGATCGCGACCCGGACCAGGGCCTTCGTCGACGCCGCAGCATCGACCTCGGCGGGCGAGCGCGTGCGGATCGCCGACACCCGCAAGACCACGCCGGGCCTGCGTGCCTTCGACAAGCACGCCGTACGCTGCGGGGGCGGGCACAACCACCGGTTCGGGCTCTCGGATGCGGTCATGGTCAAGGACAACCATCTCGGCGTCCTCGCCGGGCAGGACCACGACGTGACCGCTGCGATCCGGTCGGCGCGCGCCCGACTGTCCCATACGACGACCATCGAGGTCGAGGTCGACCGGCTCGAACAGATCGCGCCCGTGCTCGACGGTGGTGCCGACATCATCATGCTCGACAACTTCTCCCTGGACGATCTGCGCTCCGGAGTCGAACTCATCGCCGGGCGTGCCGTCGTCGAGGCCAGCGGCAACGTCACCCTCGACACCGTCGCGGACATCGCGGCCACCGGCGTCGACGTCATCTCCTCCGGGGCGCTGACCCACAGTGTGCGCGCGATCGACCTGGGACTCGACCTCGATCTGAAGCCTGACATCGGCCCGGAGTCCGACACCGATCTGGGATCCGACACCGCTCTGGAGTCCGACACCGTTCTGGATTACGACTGA
- the nadB gene encoding L-aspartate oxidase: MSHVLIIGTGIAGLSTALRLAGRHEVTVVTKDRLGDSNTTWAQGGIAGVLGADDTVGSHIADTLSAGAGLSDAEAVRLLCTEGPERILELAAAGVAFDRDDDGHWARGLEGAHSFPRILHAGGDATGEAIIEALTTALRAAVAVGTVRLLDHTMLLDLVTSLTPSGTGAGRKAAGVQVLRDGIREQLFADAVVLATGGAGQLYAHTTNPAAATGDGLAAAIRAGAAARDMEFYQFHPTALAGSGFLISEAVRGAGAFLLDAHGQRFMPEVDRRGELAPRDVVARAIHRRMAVQDGLPCYLNARSVPEVSAHFPNIARVLAERGFDLTSDLIPVTPAAHYFMGGIATDVDGRTSLPGLFAVGEVACTGVHGANRLASNSLLEGVVFSARAAEAVDADLETTPATNHRSWAPVSAAAPRFGSIHLDAAAGGNRAISRGDLQTLAWAHLGVERDGQGLRSLLERLGEGGPTHRTADAAVTADDAVTANEEPTAAGIVEEIESANLALIAQSIASHALARRESRGAHTRSDFPAHTTPPLQEAASC; the protein is encoded by the coding sequence ATGTCTCACGTACTCATCATCGGTACCGGGATCGCGGGCCTGAGCACCGCTCTGCGTCTGGCGGGCAGACACGAGGTCACCGTCGTGACGAAGGACCGCCTCGGCGACTCGAACACCACCTGGGCCCAGGGCGGGATCGCCGGGGTGCTCGGCGCCGATGACACCGTCGGATCGCATATCGCCGACACCCTCTCTGCCGGAGCCGGGCTCAGCGATGCCGAGGCCGTGCGTCTGCTGTGCACAGAAGGACCCGAGCGGATCCTCGAACTCGCCGCCGCCGGGGTCGCCTTCGACCGCGACGATGACGGTCACTGGGCACGCGGCCTGGAAGGAGCCCACTCGTTCCCGCGCATCCTCCACGCCGGAGGGGATGCCACCGGCGAAGCGATCATCGAGGCGCTGACGACAGCACTCCGCGCCGCCGTCGCTGTTGGCACTGTCCGCCTGCTCGACCACACGATGCTCCTCGACCTGGTCACTTCTTTGACACCGTCTGGCACCGGCGCGGGGCGCAAAGCCGCCGGAGTGCAGGTGCTTCGGGACGGCATCCGCGAACAGCTCTTCGCGGATGCCGTGGTGCTGGCCACGGGCGGAGCAGGGCAGCTCTACGCACACACGACGAATCCCGCAGCAGCCACCGGCGATGGGCTCGCCGCCGCCATCCGCGCCGGTGCCGCCGCCCGCGACATGGAGTTCTACCAGTTCCATCCCACGGCCCTGGCCGGATCCGGATTCCTCATCTCCGAGGCCGTCCGCGGTGCCGGGGCGTTCCTCCTCGACGCTCACGGTCAACGGTTCATGCCCGAGGTCGATCGCCGAGGCGAGCTGGCGCCCCGTGATGTCGTGGCCCGGGCGATCCACCGCAGAATGGCCGTACAGGACGGTCTCCCCTGCTATCTGAATGCACGATCGGTCCCCGAGGTCTCGGCCCACTTTCCGAACATCGCCCGGGTCCTCGCCGAGCGGGGATTCGACCTCACCTCGGATCTCATCCCGGTCACCCCTGCCGCCCACTACTTCATGGGCGGCATCGCCACCGACGTGGATGGACGCACCTCTCTCCCCGGTCTCTTCGCCGTCGGCGAGGTCGCGTGCACCGGAGTCCACGGAGCCAATCGGCTCGCCTCGAACTCCCTGCTCGAGGGAGTCGTGTTCAGTGCGCGAGCGGCCGAGGCCGTCGATGCGGACCTCGAGACGACGCCGGCGACGAATCATCGGTCCTGGGCACCGGTATCCGCCGCTGCACCTCGGTTCGGCAGCATCCATCTCGACGCCGCAGCAGGCGGTAACCGAGCGATCTCTCGCGGAGATCTCCAGACTCTGGCGTGGGCACACCTCGGGGTCGAACGCGATGGTCAGGGGCTGCGGTCACTGCTCGAGCGCCTCGGCGAGGGTGGACCGACTCACCGCACCGCAGACGCCGCCGTCACCGCAGACGACGCCGTCACCGCGAACGAGGAGCCGACCGCGGCAGGCATCGTCGAGGAGATCGAGTCCGCCAACCTCGCACTCATCGCCCAGTCCATCGCATCTCATGCACTCGCGCGGAGGGAAAGTCGTGGAGCCCACACCCGCTCGGACTTCCCTGCCCACACGACTCCCCCGCTTCAGGAGGCCGCCTCATGCTGA
- the nadA gene encoding quinolinate synthase NadA — MTTTASIELTLKDISASRSDDDMCSTDLIDAPWDVDAEPGYGPGASMDDPIPAAAPRQGEIPAEYRDASAEDLGERIVRAKAELGDRVVVLGHHYQRVEVVEHADYIGDSFMLAKAAQNHPEAEAIVFCGVHFMAETADLLSTPDQSVILPNLAAGCSMADMADIDQVEDCWEQLTELLGDEPDADGRVPVIPVTYMNSSAAIKGFCGRNGGIVCTSSNAEVVLEWAFERGQRVLFFPDQHLGRNTALTMGIGLEAMPLWNPARPLGNNSPDTLEDSQVILWQGFCSVHKRFTPAQIAKARLDHPEVRVIVHPECPAETVAAADESGSTAYITKAIAEASEPTTFAIGTEINLVQRLAAEHPEHTIFCLDPVVCPCSTMYRIHPGYVAWVLESLLEGQVINQISVDAEVAEDARVSLERMLAAKPRI, encoded by the coding sequence ATGACCACAACAGCTTCGATCGAGCTCACTCTCAAGGACATCTCCGCGAGCCGGTCGGACGACGACATGTGCTCGACCGACCTCATCGATGCCCCCTGGGATGTCGACGCAGAGCCAGGCTATGGGCCCGGCGCTTCGATGGACGATCCGATCCCTGCCGCCGCCCCGCGCCAGGGAGAGATCCCGGCCGAGTACAGGGATGCCTCGGCGGAGGATCTGGGCGAGAGGATCGTCCGCGCCAAGGCCGAACTCGGTGATCGGGTCGTCGTTCTCGGCCATCATTATCAGCGGGTCGAGGTCGTCGAGCACGCCGACTACATCGGCGACTCCTTCATGCTCGCCAAGGCCGCGCAGAACCATCCGGAGGCCGAGGCGATCGTCTTCTGCGGCGTCCATTTCATGGCCGAGACCGCCGACCTGCTCTCGACTCCGGATCAGTCGGTGATCCTGCCCAACCTCGCAGCTGGTTGCTCGATGGCGGACATGGCCGACATCGACCAGGTCGAGGACTGCTGGGAGCAGCTGACCGAGCTGCTGGGCGACGAACCCGATGCCGATGGAAGAGTGCCGGTCATCCCGGTCACCTACATGAATTCCTCGGCCGCGATCAAGGGGTTCTGCGGCCGCAACGGCGGCATCGTGTGCACCTCCTCCAACGCCGAGGTGGTCCTCGAGTGGGCGTTCGAACGCGGGCAGCGGGTGCTGTTCTTCCCCGACCAGCACCTGGGGCGCAACACCGCTCTGACCATGGGCATCGGCCTCGAGGCGATGCCCCTGTGGAACCCAGCACGGCCGTTGGGCAACAACTCCCCCGACACCCTCGAGGATTCGCAGGTCATCCTCTGGCAGGGATTCTGCTCGGTGCACAAACGCTTCACCCCCGCACAGATCGCCAAGGCACGACTCGATCATCCCGAGGTCCGCGTCATCGTCCACCCCGAGTGCCCGGCCGAGACCGTGGCCGCGGCCGACGAATCCGGATCCACCGCCTACATCACGAAAGCGATCGCCGAGGCGAGCGAGCCGACCACATTCGCGATCGGGACCGAGATCAACCTCGTCCAGAGGCTGGCCGCCGAACATCCCGAGCACACCATATTCTGCCTCGACCCCGTCGTGTGCCCGTGCTCGACGATGTATCGCATCCACCCCGGCTACGTCGCCTGGGTCCTCGAATCGCTGCTCGAGGGCCAGGTGATCAACCAGATCTCCGTCGACGCCGAGGTGGCCGAGGACGCACGCGTGTCCCTGGAGCGGATGCTCGCGGCGAAACCGCGGATCTGA
- the panB gene encoding 3-methyl-2-oxobutanoate hydroxymethyltransferase, with the protein MPHNSAPDNPAPDRPESSAPDQAEMTPPYGGGPSRPAAADANATAAPLRRVRTLDLIKAKAEGRRWAMLTSYDQYTAALFEQAGVEALLIGDSAANNVYGHETTLPVTVDELIPLARAVSSATSRALIVADLPFGSYEISDEQAVATAVRFMKEAGVHAVKLEGGVGVASRIKAITNAGIPVMAHIGFTPQAEHNLGGYKVQGRGVAGDGLLADARAVAEAGAFSVVMEMVPGRLAAQVTAEMTIPTVGIGAGADCDAQVLVWQDMAGLRTGKAPRFVKRYADLASVLSEAVGRYVDEVKNGDFPEPERSFD; encoded by the coding sequence ATGCCCCACAACTCAGCACCCGATAATCCGGCACCTGATCGTCCCGAGAGCTCCGCGCCTGATCAGGCCGAGATGACTCCGCCCTACGGGGGCGGCCCCAGCCGGCCTGCTGCTGCCGATGCGAATGCAACTGCGGCACCGCTTCGGCGAGTGCGGACCCTGGATCTCATCAAAGCCAAGGCCGAGGGCCGCCGCTGGGCGATGCTGACCAGCTATGACCAGTACACGGCGGCACTGTTCGAGCAGGCCGGGGTCGAGGCGCTGCTCATCGGCGACTCCGCGGCGAACAACGTCTATGGGCACGAGACCACGCTGCCCGTCACCGTCGACGAGCTCATTCCCCTGGCACGCGCCGTCTCGAGCGCGACCTCCCGGGCACTCATCGTCGCGGACCTCCCCTTCGGCAGCTATGAGATCTCCGATGAGCAAGCGGTCGCGACGGCCGTGCGCTTCATGAAGGAGGCCGGCGTCCATGCGGTCAAGCTCGAAGGGGGAGTCGGGGTGGCCTCCCGGATCAAGGCGATCACGAACGCCGGGATACCGGTCATGGCCCACATCGGGTTCACACCCCAGGCCGAGCACAACCTCGGCGGGTACAAGGTCCAGGGTCGCGGGGTAGCCGGTGATGGCCTCTTGGCCGATGCCCGTGCCGTCGCCGAGGCGGGGGCGTTCTCCGTGGTCATGGAGATGGTTCCGGGCCGGCTGGCCGCGCAGGTCACGGCTGAGATGACGATCCCGACAGTCGGCATCGGCGCCGGTGCCGACTGCGACGCCCAGGTGCTCGTGTGGCAGGACATGGCGGGCCTGCGCACGGGGAAGGCTCCGCGGTTCGTCAAACGGTATGCCGATCTGGCCTCGGTGCTCTCCGAAGCCGTGGGCCGATACGTCGATGAGGTCAAGAACGGCGACTTCCCCGAACCGGAGAGGAGCTTCGACTGA
- the panC gene encoding pantoate--beta-alanine ligase codes for MEVGGIQALRAWRKKQTGTVSLVPTMGALHSGHQALMGRARDSGDSVVTSIFVNPLQFGADEDFMKYPRPFEADLEVCEAADVDFVFAPALGEMYPAAPEVTVSSGRMGSVFEGAARPGHFDGVLTVVAKLFTLTAPTSAVFGLKDIQQFCLVRRMIEDLNFDIELIGLPVVRDEDGLAMSSRNEYLAPGDRVAALAIPRALDAAARAADGGMPADVEAAARQVLDVAVEREDLDLGYIGIVDAATFQPCAQNFSGHALLLVSATVGGTHLIDNLPLEFHR; via the coding sequence ATGGAGGTCGGCGGGATCCAGGCCCTGCGTGCCTGGCGGAAGAAGCAGACCGGAACGGTGTCGCTCGTGCCGACGATGGGTGCCCTGCACTCGGGCCACCAGGCGCTCATGGGCCGAGCCAGGGATTCCGGCGATTCGGTCGTGACCAGCATCTTCGTCAACCCGCTGCAATTCGGTGCCGATGAGGACTTCATGAAGTACCCGCGACCCTTCGAAGCCGACCTGGAAGTGTGCGAGGCGGCGGACGTGGACTTCGTCTTCGCTCCTGCGCTGGGGGAGATGTATCCGGCCGCCCCCGAAGTGACGGTGTCCTCGGGGCGGATGGGCTCGGTGTTCGAAGGTGCTGCCAGGCCCGGCCACTTCGACGGAGTCCTGACGGTGGTGGCCAAGCTCTTCACCCTCACCGCACCCACCTCGGCGGTCTTCGGCCTCAAGGACATCCAGCAGTTCTGCCTGGTCAGGAGGATGATCGAGGACCTCAATTTCGACATCGAACTGATCGGGCTGCCGGTGGTCCGTGACGAGGACGGCCTGGCGATGTCGAGCCGCAACGAATACCTGGCACCTGGCGATCGCGTCGCCGCGCTGGCGATTCCGCGCGCCTTGGACGCCGCTGCCCGGGCGGCAGATGGAGGCATGCCTGCCGACGTCGAAGCGGCGGCGAGGCAGGTGCTCGACGTCGCGGTTGAGCGAGAGGACCTCGACCTCGGGTACATCGGCATCGTCGACGCGGCGACCTTCCAGCCGTGCGCGCAGAACTTCTCGGGGCACGCCCTGCTGCTCGTCTCGGCAACCGTCGGAGGGACCCATCTCATCGATAATCTGCCACTCGAATTCCACCGCTGA
- a CDS encoding mechanosensitive ion channel, producing the protein MQSLDLWSVLTKVGLAIVILIVTWILAAIVKWAIGKLVTKIPALQRDGSDGRQIGKSIGQIGGLIIWLFGLVAVLQLFNLDQVLTPLQGLLGGIFGFLPNLIGAAFIFFIGFVFAKIAKQLVQTALNAVDLTKLTSKFRSLGDRATGVADSATGTAPQQNNINAQQAAYGQSQQGQPGPGQPGHPGEPGQQPQPGPQNPNAEANAKISSLAGNLVFGIIIIVVAIAALQVLGIAAISQPAQQMLEMFLAAIPAIIAAGILLAIGMVIAKFLGNLLEEVLRGVGTDRAISSLGIVPEGTSASNVITRIVQVAIMIFFAIMATRMLGFPEITNILNEILDLGGSVLFGAAIIAAGFLIAALIGKFITNSVASKVLRYSAIALFIAMGLRYMGLADSIINLAFGAVVIGGAAAAALAFGLGGRDAAAKMLDRVEDKVEDAVDDDPAAAGAERHGDTTAGGAGNSGIGTGGTGAGGSDPLGGPGGNGPVPPLS; encoded by the coding sequence ATGCAAAGCTTGGACTTATGGTCGGTCCTCACGAAAGTGGGACTGGCGATCGTCATACTTATCGTCACATGGATACTTGCCGCAATCGTCAAATGGGCGATCGGCAAATTGGTGACGAAGATACCGGCATTGCAACGAGATGGCAGCGATGGCCGCCAGATCGGAAAATCGATCGGGCAGATCGGCGGACTGATCATTTGGCTGTTCGGCCTCGTCGCCGTTCTGCAGCTGTTCAACCTCGACCAGGTGCTCACGCCGCTGCAGGGGCTGCTCGGCGGAATCTTCGGGTTCCTACCCAACCTCATCGGCGCGGCATTCATCTTCTTCATCGGCTTCGTCTTCGCGAAGATCGCCAAACAGCTCGTCCAGACGGCGCTCAACGCCGTCGACCTGACGAAGCTGACGTCGAAGTTCCGCTCGCTGGGCGACCGCGCCACCGGCGTCGCCGACTCGGCCACCGGAACGGCCCCGCAGCAGAACAACATCAATGCACAGCAGGCCGCCTACGGTCAGTCCCAGCAGGGTCAGCCAGGTCCGGGGCAGCCAGGTCACCCGGGTGAGCCGGGGCAGCAGCCCCAGCCGGGTCCGCAGAACCCGAACGCCGAGGCGAACGCGAAGATCTCGTCGCTCGCCGGCAACCTCGTCTTCGGAATCATCATCATCGTCGTGGCGATCGCGGCGCTGCAGGTGCTGGGCATCGCGGCCATCTCGCAGCCCGCACAGCAGATGCTCGAGATGTTCCTCGCCGCGATTCCGGCCATCATCGCGGCCGGAATCCTGCTGGCCATCGGCATGGTCATCGCAAAGTTCCTCGGCAACCTGCTTGAAGAGGTCCTGCGCGGGGTCGGCACGGACCGTGCGATCAGTTCGCTCGGCATCGTTCCCGAGGGCACCAGCGCCTCGAACGTGATCACCAGGATCGTGCAGGTCGCGATCATGATCTTCTTCGCGATCATGGCGACTCGCATGCTCGGATTCCCCGAGATCACGAACATCCTCAATGAGATCCTCGACCTCGGCGGCAGCGTCCTCTTCGGCGCCGCCATCATCGCCGCGGGCTTCCTCATTGCGGCGCTCATCGGCAAGTTCATCACGAACTCGGTGGCGAGCAAGGTGCTGCGGTACTCGGCCATCGCGCTCTTCATCGCAATGGGCCTGCGGTACATGGGCCTGGCCGATTCCATCATCAACCTGGCATTCGGTGCCGTCGTCATCGGCGGAGCGGCCGCCGCCGCACTCGCGTTCGGCCTGGGTGGTCGCGATGCTGCGGCCAAGATGCTGGACAGGGTCGAAGACAAGGTTGAAGATGCCGTCGACGATGATCCAGCTGCTGCCGGTGCAGAACGCCACGGAGACACCACTGCCGGCGGTGCCGGCAACAGCGGCATCGGCACCGGCGGCACCGGGGCAGGTGGCAGCGATCCTCTCGGCGGACCCGGCGGGAATGGTCCGGTTCCACCATTGAGCTGA
- a CDS encoding LysE family translocator: MTGPELVAIAGAATVLAVTPGPETILTVRLSALRRKAGLIYSLGSATGMTIWMIAALTGISALLTTFPSALLILKIVGGLYLCLLGALAARQALIIRSELRGDPPRGQVSEIAAATDDLVGREQAGADAEAASGSEAVGSGAKASWGQLRSVVSYRRGLFSSLSNPKAGLFFLAVMPTLVPASAAGVDYLLLISVVIGLMLAYQVLLALIAGMAAAALQRRSTDFYIEAVSAAILVVMGIAVIAIPA; the protein is encoded by the coding sequence ATGACCGGACCCGAGCTCGTCGCCATCGCCGGCGCCGCGACCGTCCTCGCCGTCACTCCGGGCCCGGAGACGATCCTCACCGTCCGTCTCTCGGCCCTGCGCCGCAAGGCCGGGCTGATCTATTCGCTGGGCTCCGCCACAGGCATGACGATCTGGATGATCGCAGCCCTGACAGGCATCTCAGCGCTGCTCACGACCTTCCCCTCGGCACTGCTCATCCTCAAGATCGTGGGCGGACTCTACCTGTGTCTGCTCGGCGCGCTGGCAGCGCGGCAGGCCCTGATCATCCGCTCCGAACTGCGCGGGGATCCTCCGCGCGGTCAGGTGAGCGAGATCGCCGCGGCCACCGATGACCTCGTTGGCCGTGAGCAAGCGGGTGCAGACGCCGAGGCTGCCTCAGGTTCCGAAGCGGTCGGTTCCGGGGCGAAGGCGTCGTGGGGTCAGCTGCGGTCGGTCGTCTCGTATCGCCGGGGCCTGTTCTCCTCATTGAGCAACCCGAAGGCGGGTCTGTTCTTCCTCGCCGTGATGCCGACCCTGGTGCCGGCCTCTGCTGCGGGCGTCGACTATCTGCTGCTGATTTCCGTCGTGATCGGGCTGATGCTGGCCTACCAGGTCCTTCTCGCTCTCATCGCCGGAATGGCCGCGGCCGCTCTGCAGAGGAGGAGCACTGACTTCTACATCGAAGCCGTCTCCGCCGCGATTCTCGTGGTCATGGGCATCGCCGTCATCGCCATCCCGGCGTAG
- a CDS encoding LysR family transcriptional regulator, producing the protein MIVDYAVSMWDLNRLRIWRAVVATGSVVDAARSLNYTSATVSQHITTLQKAVGVPLYRRSGRGIEVTDLGKRLAEESAEVFTGLGRLDTLVESFRTVNRPRMRIAAFTSFNAGLLPGVIESVARDHPDLRFDIQLNEPAKVRRSHCTIEIRSEVPQDDEVHLPGMTRTVLFDDDYRAVVSDRHRFARLESVPFKDLEDQRWVDYDLWAGPTSRVVDLACAAAGFEPRTFAASEDEFAALALVASNLAITVLPRLSTAQLRTGLTAVGLTDPVPVRRIVMHVREREVHLPHVRSFVTAAEAVVADYLSR; encoded by the coding sequence ATGATCGTCGACTACGCTGTGAGCATGTGGGATCTCAACCGACTGCGGATCTGGCGAGCCGTCGTGGCGACCGGGTCCGTCGTCGACGCAGCCAGGAGCCTCAACTACACATCGGCCACGGTCAGTCAGCACATCACCACGCTGCAGAAGGCCGTCGGCGTCCCTCTATACCGCAGATCCGGACGCGGCATCGAGGTCACCGATCTGGGCAAGCGCTTGGCCGAGGAATCCGCTGAGGTCTTCACCGGCCTGGGCCGGCTCGACACGCTCGTCGAGAGTTTCCGCACCGTGAACAGGCCCCGCATGCGCATCGCGGCATTCACCTCCTTCAACGCTGGTCTGCTGCCGGGAGTCATCGAGTCCGTCGCCCGCGACCACCCCGACCTGCGCTTCGACATCCAACTCAATGAGCCGGCCAAGGTCCGCCGCAGCCACTGCACGATCGAGATCCGCAGCGAAGTCCCGCAGGACGACGAGGTCCACCTGCCCGGAATGACGCGCACGGTGCTCTTCGACGACGACTACCGGGCCGTGGTCTCGGACAGGCACCGATTCGCGAGACTCGAATCCGTCCCCTTCAAGGACCTCGAGGATCAGCGGTGGGTCGACTACGATCTGTGGGCCGGTCCGACGAGCAGGGTCGTCGACCTCGCCTGTGCCGCCGCCGGATTCGAACCGCGGACCTTCGCCGCCTCGGAGGACGAGTTCGCCGCGCTGGCCCTGGTCGCGTCGAATCTCGCCATCACCGTCCTGCCCCGCCTGTCGACGGCGCAGCTGCGCACGGGCCTGACCGCCGTCGGGCTCACCGATCCCGTCCCCGTGCGCCGAATCGTCATGCATGTGCGTGAACGTGAGGTTCACCTGCCGCACGTGCGGTCCTTCGTCACCGCCGCCGAGGCGGTCGTGGCCGATTATCTGTCCCGCTGA
- a CDS encoding GuaB3 family IMP dehydrogenase-related protein, whose amino-acid sequence MSSEIEIGKGKRGRRGYSLDDIAVIPARRTRDPEDVSLEWQIDAYQFDLPFIGAPMDSAMSPETVIALGKHGGLGVLDLEGLWTRYEDPTPHLAEIAQLPAEMATSRMQELYSAPIQAELITARLEQIREAGVTVAGALTPQRTQQFYKTVVDAGVDIFVIRGTTVSAEHVSSHTEPLNLKQFIYELDVPVIVGGAATYTAALHLMRTGAAGVLVGFGGGAAATTRRTLGLHAPMATAIADVHAARRDYMDESGGRYVHVIADGGLGTSGDIVKAFGVGADAVMLGTALARSTEAPGRGMHWGADAHHPELPRGHRVELGTVGGLEQVLFGPGRTAIGELNLAGALRRALATTGYVDLKEFQRVDVTVSPYQPGSVV is encoded by the coding sequence GTGAGTTCTGAAATCGAAATCGGCAAAGGCAAACGCGGTCGTCGCGGCTATTCCCTCGACGACATCGCCGTCATCCCTGCTCGGCGCACCAGGGATCCGGAGGATGTGTCCCTGGAATGGCAGATCGACGCCTACCAGTTCGACCTGCCGTTCATCGGTGCCCCCATGGACTCGGCCATGTCGCCCGAGACCGTGATCGCTCTGGGCAAGCACGGCGGCCTCGGGGTGCTCGACCTCGAGGGACTCTGGACCCGCTACGAGGATCCCACCCCTCATCTGGCCGAAATCGCCCAGCTGCCCGCCGAGATGGCGACGTCACGGATGCAGGAGCTCTACTCCGCCCCCATTCAGGCCGAACTCATCACAGCCAGGCTCGAGCAGATCCGTGAAGCAGGAGTCACCGTCGCCGGCGCCCTGACCCCGCAGCGGACGCAGCAGTTCTACAAAACCGTCGTCGATGCCGGGGTCGACATCTTCGTCATCCGCGGCACCACGGTCTCCGCCGAGCACGTGTCCTCCCACACGGAGCCGCTGAACCTCAAGCAGTTCATCTACGAACTCGACGTGCCCGTCATCGTCGGCGGCGCCGCCACCTACACCGCGGCCCTGCACCTCATGCGCACCGGGGCCGCCGGTGTCCTCGTCGGCTTCGGCGGAGGAGCGGCCGCGACCACGCGCCGGACCTTGGGCCTCCATGCTCCGATGGCGACCGCCATCGCCGACGTCCATGCCGCCCGGCGCGACTACATGGACGAATCCGGGGGCCGCTACGTCCACGTCATCGCCGATGGCGGACTGGGCACCAGCGGTGACATCGTCAAGGCCTTCGGGGTCGGTGCCGACGCCGTCATGCTCGGCACCGCACTGGCCCGATCGACCGAGGCACCGGGACGCGGAATGCACTGGGGCGCCGACGCGCACCACCCCGAGCTGCCCCGCGGACATCGCGTCGAGCTGGGCACCGTCGGCGGCCTCGAACAGGTTCTGTTCGGACCCGGACGCACCGCGATCGGCGAACTCAACCTCGCCGGTGCTCTGCGTCGTGCCCTGGCGACGACCGGCTATGTCGACCTCAAGGAATTCCAGCGCGTCGACGTCACCGTCTCGCCCTATCAGCCTGGATCGGTGGTTTGA